From the Acaryochloris marina S15 genome, one window contains:
- a CDS encoding HigA family addiction module antitoxin, whose protein sequence is MSQTLIPARVSPPGRILHRELEARGWTQKDLAEIMGRPAQTISGIVKGNKQITPETAIELAEALGTSAELWTNLEAKYRLFVAKKDANGPSFDSEIARKSYLYSLAPITEMIKQGWIVATDSVIELERQLCQFFGIEDIDEPPKLAVSCRQSEDRDPEVQAQIAWVKRVENLVTQQEVATFEPKKLKAALPEILTYTSEAEALALVPKKLLSLGVHFAIVPHLKKTYLDGAAFYLENKPVVALTLRHNRIDSFWFTLLHELGHIVAQHKGSYLDNLDNLAVNQEETEANQLAADWLLDPVALEHFVEQTSPYFSAKKVQAFAGIQQRHPGIVVGRLQREGDIPYQNLRKLLIKVDQYLELWIDRPGPPANTGISKVNRGKNSRNEPKTVIF, encoded by the coding sequence ATGAGCCAGACATTGATACCTGCAAGAGTGTCACCGCCTGGGCGTATTTTGCATCGTGAATTGGAGGCTAGGGGATGGACACAAAAAGATTTAGCCGAAATCATGGGGCGACCAGCTCAAACGATTAGCGGAATCGTAAAGGGGAATAAGCAAATCACTCCAGAAACTGCAATCGAGTTAGCAGAGGCATTAGGAACATCTGCTGAGCTTTGGACCAACTTAGAGGCTAAATATCGTTTGTTTGTAGCGAAGAAAGATGCAAATGGTCCTTCATTTGATAGCGAGATTGCCCGTAAAAGCTATCTTTATAGTCTCGCACCTATTACAGAGATGATTAAGCAGGGGTGGATTGTTGCAACTGATTCAGTGATCGAACTCGAAAGACAGCTTTGCCAATTTTTTGGAATTGAGGATATTGATGAACCCCCGAAACTCGCCGTAAGTTGTCGTCAGTCCGAAGACCGTGATCCAGAAGTACAAGCTCAAATAGCATGGGTTAAGCGAGTTGAAAATCTTGTCACTCAGCAAGAGGTGGCAACTTTTGAACCCAAAAAATTGAAAGCAGCCCTGCCAGAAATCTTGACTTATACTTCTGAGGCCGAGGCTCTAGCTCTTGTTCCTAAAAAGCTTCTAAGTCTTGGTGTTCATTTTGCAATTGTGCCTCATTTGAAGAAAACTTATCTTGATGGTGCAGCGTTCTATCTAGAGAACAAGCCTGTTGTTGCCCTAACACTACGCCACAATCGCATCGATAGCTTTTGGTTTACGCTGTTGCATGAATTAGGCCACATTGTTGCCCAGCACAAGGGTAGCTATTTAGATAATTTAGATAATCTGGCAGTGAATCAGGAAGAGACTGAAGCGAATCAGTTAGCTGCTGACTGGCTACTTGATCCGGTCGCATTAGAGCATTTTGTAGAGCAAACTTCACCTTACTTCTCCGCGAAGAAGGTTCAGGCATTTGCCGGAATTCAACAACGACATCCAGGGATTGTTGTGGGTCGCCTTCAGCGTGAAGGCGACATTCCCTATCAGAACCTTCGGAAGCTTTTGATAAAGGTGGATCAGTATCTTGAGTTATGGATTGATCGGCCAGGACCACCAGCGAACACTGGAATCTCCAAAGTCAATCGGGGAAAGAATTCTAGAAACGAGCCTAAGACAGTCATTTTTTAG
- a CDS encoding IS4 family transposase — protein MSISELVKSLCDHCQQQVKGRHVLAVSDTSEVNLQSHSGRLKLEELGVVGNDRDVGFFIHPTLALDAGTGFPLGLSALQLWTRDPNRPTVKDRGGYQNLPIEEKESFKWLASAERSQHCLKTGGASLVTHIGDRESDLYEEWATVPDAFNHLLVRVRQDRRLLGQSKSLYGYLKSRWGIGFTTITIEYESRTQRMARDAKLLIRCAPVKIQRPEHLKELDYPPSIQLYAIEAVEQTTPKGQNPIHWRLLTTHTVESLEQALQILEWYKFRWRIEMCQP, from the coding sequence GTGTCCATATCTGAGTTGGTCAAAAGCCTCTGTGACCACTGCCAGCAACAAGTCAAAGGACGACACGTTTTAGCCGTCAGTGATACAAGTGAGGTCAACTTACAATCTCATTCAGGACGCTTAAAGCTAGAAGAGTTGGGTGTTGTCGGCAATGATCGCGATGTGGGCTTTTTTATTCACCCGACCCTCGCCTTAGATGCAGGGACTGGTTTCCCGTTAGGATTGAGTGCACTTCAACTGTGGACTCGGGACCCGAATCGTCCAACCGTCAAAGATAGAGGAGGATATCAAAACCTGCCGATTGAGGAGAAAGAATCCTTCAAATGGTTAGCATCTGCTGAGCGAAGTCAACACTGTCTGAAGACAGGAGGGGCTAGCCTGGTCACTCATATCGGTGACCGAGAATCGGACTTATATGAAGAGTGGGCAACGGTTCCCGATGCATTCAATCATCTCCTAGTCAGGGTTCGTCAAGACCGTCGTCTGCTAGGTCAATCCAAATCACTCTATGGATATCTCAAATCACGGTGGGGGATTGGATTTACCACGATTACGATTGAGTACGAATCCCGTACTCAGCGGATGGCTAGAGATGCAAAGCTACTGATCCGCTGTGCTCCAGTCAAAATTCAACGACCTGAACATTTGAAGGAATTGGACTATCCACCGAGTATTCAACTGTATGCCATCGAAGCGGTAGAACAGACAACGCCCAAAGGTCAGAACCCGATTCATTGGCGCTTATTGACCACTCACACGGTGGAATCCCTTGAGCAAGCGCTACAAATTCTGGAATGGTACAAATTCAGGTGGAGAATTGAGATGTGCCAGCCTTGA